The Candidatus Koribacter versatilis Ellin345 genome has a segment encoding these proteins:
- a CDS encoding AbrB/MazE/SpoVT family DNA-binding domain-containing protein → MVTSVKVTNVGGSFAIILPKELLDKLKVTEGSTVQVSEVSDGVLLSASRATFEEKMKVAEEIMDENHDVLRRLAE, encoded by the coding sequence GTGGTCACGAGCGTAAAAGTGACGAACGTTGGCGGCTCCTTCGCGATCATCCTCCCCAAAGAGCTTTTGGATAAATTGAAGGTGACCGAGGGCAGCACCGTTCAGGTCTCCGAAGTGTCCGATGGGGTACTTCTCTCCGCCTCGCGAGCGACGTTCGAAGAGAAGATGAAAGTGGCGGAAGAGATCATGGACGAGAACCATGACGTTCTGCGCAGACTGGCAGAGTAG
- the aroE gene encoding shikimate dehydrogenase, which yields MATSGYNAPRILRSRIPRVCVAVIGATPEEMIAKAEGIIRENPFLEFRLDYLTNPAAALPKVKRLLETRPDAVIIGTCRRAVNGGKFKGSASAQLEILAKAAAAGCQLLDVELETAESVKASELQKLREAASIILSFHDFKATKKLDDILARMVKIHVEYYKVVSTATSLYDNVQMMKFLEKHGHDYWLIGLCMGEQGIISRVLSVRAGSVFTFAAASAGEETAPGQVTYRDLRSTFRIDHVDAATHVYGVAGDPVAHSLSPAMMNLAFRRENVNGVYLALHTKKTDDLMACIRDIPLRGLSITMPHKEEMVKHLANTDDLVRKIGAVNTIVRAQDGKLYGFNTDVAGIVGPLSDRITVTGAKILVVGAGGAARAAVFGLAARGAHISIVNRTVPKAQKLAKEAGAKVVKRADLKKLDFDVIINATSVGMMNPKVSPLEADELRARIVFDMVYNPVNTRLIQLAKAKGLATIPGYEMFVQQGARQFEIWSGKPAPVEEMRGIVMKALGESPVLEAPTPVPPPLPAEAPKPAVAAKPVAGKTAPVTKSVLAAKPAAAKSALVAKPAPVTKHVPVAANHNGTGKKAAPVAKKPEPKPVAKKAAPPAKKKVVAKKK from the coding sequence ATGGCAACTTCCGGCTACAACGCGCCCCGCATCCTCCGCTCGCGCATTCCCCGTGTTTGCGTCGCCGTAATCGGCGCGACGCCGGAGGAAATGATCGCCAAAGCGGAAGGCATAATCCGCGAAAACCCCTTTCTTGAGTTCAGGTTAGACTACCTGACCAACCCCGCAGCGGCGCTCCCCAAGGTGAAGCGCCTGCTCGAAACCCGGCCCGATGCCGTCATCATTGGTACCTGTCGGAGGGCGGTCAACGGGGGCAAATTTAAGGGGTCGGCCTCGGCGCAGCTCGAAATCCTGGCCAAGGCCGCGGCAGCCGGATGTCAACTTCTGGACGTGGAACTGGAGACAGCGGAGTCGGTGAAGGCCTCGGAGCTGCAAAAGCTTCGTGAAGCAGCCTCGATCATCCTGTCTTTTCATGACTTTAAGGCAACCAAGAAGCTGGATGACATCCTCGCCCGGATGGTGAAAATCCACGTCGAATATTACAAAGTGGTCTCCACGGCGACCTCCCTGTACGACAACGTGCAGATGATGAAGTTCCTGGAGAAGCACGGGCACGATTACTGGCTGATCGGGCTGTGCATGGGCGAGCAAGGCATTATCAGCCGGGTTTTGTCGGTCCGAGCGGGCAGTGTATTTACCTTTGCGGCGGCTTCCGCGGGCGAAGAGACGGCGCCGGGACAGGTCACCTATCGCGACCTGCGGAGCACTTTCCGTATTGACCACGTGGACGCCGCCACGCATGTGTACGGCGTTGCCGGAGATCCAGTAGCGCATTCGTTGTCGCCGGCGATGATGAACCTGGCGTTCCGCCGCGAGAACGTGAATGGCGTGTATCTGGCGTTGCACACAAAAAAGACCGACGATCTGATGGCGTGTATTCGCGACATTCCTCTGCGCGGGTTGAGCATCACCATGCCGCATAAAGAGGAGATGGTGAAGCACCTCGCGAACACCGACGACCTGGTGCGCAAGATTGGCGCGGTGAATACGATCGTCCGCGCGCAAGACGGAAAGCTCTACGGATTTAATACCGACGTGGCTGGGATCGTTGGGCCGCTTTCGGACCGCATCACCGTGACTGGGGCGAAAATCCTGGTGGTAGGCGCCGGTGGCGCAGCGCGCGCAGCGGTGTTCGGATTGGCGGCACGCGGGGCACACATTTCGATCGTGAATCGCACCGTGCCGAAGGCGCAAAAGTTGGCGAAGGAAGCGGGTGCGAAGGTCGTAAAGCGAGCCGATTTGAAAAAGCTCGATTTCGACGTGATCATCAACGCGACCTCGGTCGGCATGATGAACCCGAAGGTGAGCCCGCTCGAAGCCGATGAATTGCGGGCGCGCATCGTGTTCGACATGGTCTATAACCCGGTGAACACTCGGTTGATCCAGTTGGCGAAAGCCAAAGGATTGGCGACGATTCCGGGCTACGAGATGTTTGTGCAGCAGGGAGCGCGTCAATTTGAGATTTGGAGCGGCAAGCCTGCGCCGGTCGAGGAAATGCGCGGCATAGTGATGAAGGCGCTCGGGGAATCGCCGGTTTTGGAAGCTCCCACGCCTGTGCCGCCACCGCTTCCAGCCGAAGCGCCGAAACCTGCGGTCGCCGCGAAACCGGTTGCTGGAAAAACTGCGCCGGTGACGAAATCTGTTTTAGCCGCGAAGCCCGCAGCTGCAAAGTCTGCTCTCGTCGCGAAGCCCGCTCCTGTTACGAAGCATGTGCCTGTAGCAGCAAACCATAACGGGACCGGCAAGAAAGCTGCCCCTGTCGCGAAGAAGCCGGAGCCCAAACCGGTCGCGAAGAAAGCCGCTCCGCCTGCCAAGAAGAAGGTTGTGGCAAAGAAGAAGTAA